In one Bacillus sp. PK3_68 genomic region, the following are encoded:
- a CDS encoding universal stress protein, translating into MYKKILLAADGSENSLRAAREAAEIAFLVKDCKIEVVYVADYSKSKSAILHSQGKEELELSRREKLHQMEKELQSQHIAYEVKILHGEPGPAIVEYANKENFDLVIIGSRGLNSFQEMVLGSVSHKVMKRVNCPALIVK; encoded by the coding sequence ATGTATAAAAAGATTTTACTAGCTGCAGATGGGTCAGAGAATTCCCTGAGAGCAGCGCGGGAAGCTGCTGAAATTGCTTTCCTCGTAAAAGACTGCAAAATTGAGGTTGTTTATGTGGCTGACTATTCAAAATCAAAAAGCGCTATCCTTCATTCCCAAGGAAAAGAAGAGCTGGAGCTCTCCCGGCGGGAAAAGCTTCATCAGATGGAAAAAGAATTACAATCACAGCATATAGCGTATGAAGTGAAAATTTTGCATGGAGAGCCAGGACCCGCTATTGTTGAATATGCAAATAAAGAGAACTTTGACCTCGTCATTATTGGCAGCCGCGGGCTTAATTCATTCCAAGAGATGGTGTTAGGCAGCGTCAGTCATAAAGTCATGAAAAGAGTAAATTGCCCGGCATTAATCGTCAAATAG
- a CDS encoding YfhE family protein encodes MARKEPHEKMTDKSNGLSNTQEVLYQSEFNRADAANKEKNKKNKK; translated from the coding sequence GTGGCTAGAAAAGAACCGCATGAGAAAATGACAGATAAAAGCAATGGGCTAAGCAACACACAAGAGGTGTTGTACCAGAGTGAATTTAATCGTGCAGACGCTGCAAACAAAGAGAAAAATAAGAAAAATAAGAAGTAA
- a CDS encoding YnfA family protein yields the protein MIKAIVLFILAGVAEIGGGYLIWQWLREGRPGWFGFLGGTALFLYGIIATWQLFPSFGRVYAAYGGIFVVLSLLWGWWIDKKTPDSFDWIGGLICLAGVIVILWPRG from the coding sequence GTGATAAAAGCAATAGTTTTATTTATTTTAGCAGGTGTAGCTGAAATCGGGGGAGGATATTTAATATGGCAGTGGCTGCGCGAAGGGCGTCCAGGATGGTTCGGTTTTCTCGGGGGAACAGCGCTGTTTTTATATGGAATAATTGCGACTTGGCAACTGTTTCCTAGCTTCGGTCGAGTATATGCTGCCTATGGTGGAATATTTGTGGTATTAAGTCTGTTATGGGGCTGGTGGATAGATAAGAAAACGCCGGATTCCTTTGATTGGATTGGCGGTTTGATTTGCCTAGCGGGTGTAATTGTAATTTTATGGCCGCGTGGCTGA